A DNA window from Choloepus didactylus isolate mChoDid1 chromosome 9, mChoDid1.pri, whole genome shotgun sequence contains the following coding sequences:
- the HNRNPA3 gene encoding heterogeneous nuclear ribonucleoprotein A3 isoform X1: MEVKPPPGRPQPDSGRRRRRRGEEGHDPKEPEQLRKLFIGGLSFETTDDSLREHFEKWGTLTDCVVMRDPQTKRSRGFGFVTYSCVEEVDAAMCARPHKVDGRVVEPKRAVSREDSVKPGAHLTVKKIFVGGIKEDTEEYNLRDYFEKYGKIETIEVMEDRQSGKKRGFAFVTFDDHDTVDKIVVQKYHTINGHNCEVKKALSKQEMQSAGSQRGRGGGSGNFMGRGGNFGGGGGNFGRGGNFGGRGGYGGGGSRGSYGGGDGGYNGFGGDGGNYGGGPGYSSRGGYGGGPGYGNQGGGYGGGGGGGYDGYNEGGNFGGGNYGGGGNYNDFGNYSGQQQSNYGPMKGGSFGGGRSSGSPYGGGYGSGGGSGGYGSRRF, encoded by the exons GGCCATGATCCAAAGGAACCAGAacagttgagaaaactgtttATTGGTGGTTTGAGCTTTGAAACTACGGATGATAGTTTAagagaacattttgaaaaatggggCACACTCACAGATTGTGTG GTGATGAGAGACCCCCAAACAAAACGTTCCAGAGGCTTTGGTTTTGTGACTTACTCTTGTGTGGAGGAGGTGGATGCAGCAATGTGTGCTCGACCACACAAGGTTGATGGGCGTGTAGTGGAACCAAAGAGAGCTGTTTCTAGAGAG gattCTGTAAAGCCTGGTGCCCATCTGACAGTGAAGAAAATTTTTGTTGGTGGTATTAAAGAAGATACAGAAGAATATAATTTGAGAGACTACTTTGAAAAGTATGGCAAGATTGAAACCATAGAAGTTATGGAAGACAGGCAGAGTGGAAAAAAGAGAGGATTTGCTTTTGTAACTTTTGATGATCATGATACAGTTGATAAAATTGTTG TTCAGAAATACCACACTATTAATGGGCATAATTGTGAAGTGAAAAAGGCCCTTTCTAAACAAGAGATGCAGTCTGCTGGATCACAAAGAG GTCGTGGAGGTGGATCTGGCAACTTTATGGGCCGTGGAGGGAACTTTGGAGGTGGTGGGGGGAACTTTGGCCGTGGTGGAAACTTTGGTGGAAGAG GAGGCTATGGTGGAGGTGGCAGCAGAGGTAGTTATGGAGGAGGTGATGGTGGTTATAATGGATTTGGAGGTGAtg GTGGCAACTATGGCGGTGGTCCTGGTTATAGTAGTAGAGGGGGCTATGGTGGTGGACCAGGATATGGAAACCAAGGTGGTGgatatggtggtggtggtggaggaggatATGATGGTTACAATGAAGGAGGAAATTTTGGCGGCG GTAACTATGGTGGTGGTGGGAACTATAACGATTTTGGAAATTATAGTGGACAACAGCAGTCAAATTATGGACCCATGAAAGGGGGCAGTTTTGGTGGTGGAAGAAGCTCGGGCAGTCCCTATGGTG GTGGTTATGGATCTGGTGGTGGAAGTGGTGGATATGGTAGCAGAAGGTTCTAA
- the HNRNPA3 gene encoding heterogeneous nuclear ribonucleoprotein A3 isoform X2, producing the protein MEGHDPKEPEQLRKLFIGGLSFETTDDSLREHFEKWGTLTDCVVMRDPQTKRSRGFGFVTYSCVEEVDAAMCARPHKVDGRVVEPKRAVSREDSVKPGAHLTVKKIFVGGIKEDTEEYNLRDYFEKYGKIETIEVMEDRQSGKKRGFAFVTFDDHDTVDKIVVQKYHTINGHNCEVKKALSKQEMQSAGSQRGRGGGSGNFMGRGGNFGGGGGNFGRGGNFGGRGGYGGGGSRGSYGGGDGGYNGFGGDGGNYGGGPGYSSRGGYGGGPGYGNQGGGYGGGGGGGYDGYNEGGNFGGGNYGGGGNYNDFGNYSGQQQSNYGPMKGGSFGGGRSSGSPYGGGYGSGGGSGGYGSRRF; encoded by the exons GGCCATGATCCAAAGGAACCAGAacagttgagaaaactgtttATTGGTGGTTTGAGCTTTGAAACTACGGATGATAGTTTAagagaacattttgaaaaatggggCACACTCACAGATTGTGTG GTGATGAGAGACCCCCAAACAAAACGTTCCAGAGGCTTTGGTTTTGTGACTTACTCTTGTGTGGAGGAGGTGGATGCAGCAATGTGTGCTCGACCACACAAGGTTGATGGGCGTGTAGTGGAACCAAAGAGAGCTGTTTCTAGAGAG gattCTGTAAAGCCTGGTGCCCATCTGACAGTGAAGAAAATTTTTGTTGGTGGTATTAAAGAAGATACAGAAGAATATAATTTGAGAGACTACTTTGAAAAGTATGGCAAGATTGAAACCATAGAAGTTATGGAAGACAGGCAGAGTGGAAAAAAGAGAGGATTTGCTTTTGTAACTTTTGATGATCATGATACAGTTGATAAAATTGTTG TTCAGAAATACCACACTATTAATGGGCATAATTGTGAAGTGAAAAAGGCCCTTTCTAAACAAGAGATGCAGTCTGCTGGATCACAAAGAG GTCGTGGAGGTGGATCTGGCAACTTTATGGGCCGTGGAGGGAACTTTGGAGGTGGTGGGGGGAACTTTGGCCGTGGTGGAAACTTTGGTGGAAGAG GAGGCTATGGTGGAGGTGGCAGCAGAGGTAGTTATGGAGGAGGTGATGGTGGTTATAATGGATTTGGAGGTGAtg GTGGCAACTATGGCGGTGGTCCTGGTTATAGTAGTAGAGGGGGCTATGGTGGTGGACCAGGATATGGAAACCAAGGTGGTGgatatggtggtggtggtggaggaggatATGATGGTTACAATGAAGGAGGAAATTTTGGCGGCG GTAACTATGGTGGTGGTGGGAACTATAACGATTTTGGAAATTATAGTGGACAACAGCAGTCAAATTATGGACCCATGAAAGGGGGCAGTTTTGGTGGTGGAAGAAGCTCGGGCAGTCCCTATGGTG GTGGTTATGGATCTGGTGGTGGAAGTGGTGGATATGGTAGCAGAAGGTTCTAA
- the NFE2L2 gene encoding nuclear factor erythroid 2-related factor 2 isoform X1 encodes MFKGGFSVLCVKGEVHHLPRWQLLNTFHSEMQGQNWGESMESDESSGNQRDQDMDLIDILWRQDIDLGVSREVFDFSQRRKEYELEKQKKLEKEKQEQLQKEQEKAFFAQLQLDEETGEFLPIQPAQHIQSETSGSANYSQVTHIPKPAALYFDDCMQLLAETFPFVDGNEASSATFQTLVPDISTHIESPVFIAPNQAQTPETPVLQPTIADLDNMSQDIEQVWEELLSIPELQCLNIQNDKLVETSMVPSPETKLTEIDNNYHFYSSVPSLEKEGDCSPHFLDVFEDSFGSIISTEDPNQLTVNSLDSNATINTDFGDEFYSAFIAEPSSSNSMPSSATLSQSLTELLNGPIDVSNLSLCKAFNQNHPESTAEFNDSDSGISLNTSPSMASPEHSVESSIYGDTTLGLSDSEMEEIDSAPGSVKQNGPKTQPVQSSEDIIQPLSPSQRPSAPVHDVQCEKTPKKELPVSPGHRKTPFTKDKHSSRLEAHLTRDELRAKALHIPFPVEKIINLPVDDFNEMMSKEQFNEAQLALIRDIRRRGKNKVAAQNCRKRKLENIVELEQDLDHLKDEKEKLLKEKGENDKSLHLLKKQLSTLYLEVFSMLRDEDGKPYSPSEYSLQQTRDGNVFLVPKSKKPDVKKN; translated from the exons GACATGGATTTGATTGACATACTTTGGAGGCAAGATATAGATCTTGGGGTAAGTCGTGAAGTATTCGACTTTAGTCAGCGACGGAAGGAGTATGAgctggaaaaacagaaaaagcttgaaaaggaaaaacaagaacaactccaaaaggagcaagagaaagccTTTTTTGCTCAGCTGCAACTAGATGAAGAAACAGGTGAATTCCTTCCAATTCAGCCAGCCCAACACATCCAGTCAGAAACCAGTGGATCTGCCAACTACTCCCAG GTTACCCACATTCCCAAACCAGCTGCTTTATACTTCGATGACTGCATGCAGCTTTTGGCAGAGACATTCCCATTTGTAGATGGCAATGAG GCTTCTTCAGCAACATTTCAAACACTTGTTCCTGATATTTCCACCCACATTGAGAGCCCAGTCTTCATTGCTCCTAATCAGGCTCAGACACCTGAAACTCCTGTCCTTCAGCCAACCATTGCTGACCTAGACAATATGTCACAGGACATTGAGCAAGTTTGGGAGGAGCTATTATCCATTCCAGAATTACAG TGTCTTAATATTCAAAATGATAAGCTGGTTGAGACTAGCATGGTTCCAAGTCCAGAAACCAAACTGACAGAAATTGACAACAATTATCATTTCTACTCATCAGTGccttcactggaaaaagaagGTGACTGCAGTCCACATTTTCTTGATGTATTTGAGGATTCCTTTGGCAGCATCATCTCTACAGAAGACCCCAATCAACTGACAGTGAACTCATTAGATTCAAATGCCACAATAAACACAGATTTCGGtgatgaattttattctgctttcatAGCAGAGCCCAGTAGCAGCAACAGCATGCCCTCCTCCGCTACTTTAAGCCAGTCACTCACTGAACTTCTAAACGGGCCCATTGATGTTTCTAACCTATCACTTTGTAAAGCTTTCAATCAAAACCACCCGGAAAGCACAGCAGAATTCAACGATTCTGACTCTGGCATCTCACTGAACACAAGTCCCAGCATGGCATCACCAGAACATTCAGTGGAATCTTCCATCTATGGAGACACAACACTTGGCCTCAGCGATTCTGAAATGGAAGAGATAGACAGTGCCCCTGGAAGTGTCAAACAGAATGGTCCTAAAACACAGCCAGTACAGTCTTCTGAGGACATTATCCAACCTCTGTCACCATCTCAGAGGCCCAGTGCTCCAGTGCATGATGTCCAGTGTGAAAAAACACCAAAGAAAGAACTGCCTGTAAGTCCTGGTCATAGAAAAACCCCATTCACAAAAGACAAACATTCAAGCCGCTTGGAGGCTCATCTCACAAGAGATGAGCTAAGGGCAAAGGCTCTCCATATCCCTTTCCCTGTAGAAAAAATCATCAACCTCCCTGTTGATGACTTCAACGAAATGATGTCCAAGGAGCAATTCAATGAGGCTCAACTTGCATTAATTCGAGATATACGTAGGAGAGGTAAGAATAAAGTGGCTGCTCAGaattgcagaaaaagaaaactggaaaatatagtAGAACTGGAGCAAGATTTGGATCACttaaaagatgagaaagaaaaattgctcaaagaaaaaggagaaaacgACAAAAGCCTCCATCTACTCAAAAAACAACTCAGCACCTTGTATCTCGAGGTCTTCAGCATGCTACGTGATGAAGATGGAAAACCTTATTCCCCTAGTGAATACTCCCTGCAGCAAACAAGAGATGGCAATGTATTCCTTGTTCCCAAAAGTAAGAAGCCAGATGTTAAGAAAAACTAA
- the NFE2L2 gene encoding nuclear factor erythroid 2-related factor 2 isoform X3, with amino-acid sequence MDLIDILWRQDIDLGVSREVFDFSQRRKEYELEKQKKLEKEKQEQLQKEQEKAFFAQLQLDEETGEFLPIQPAQHIQSETSGSANYSQVTHIPKPAALYFDDCMQLLAETFPFVDGNEASSATFQTLVPDISTHIESPVFIAPNQAQTPETPVLQPTIADLDNMSQDIEQVWEELLSIPELQCLNIQNDKLVETSMVPSPETKLTEIDNNYHFYSSVPSLEKEGDCSPHFLDVFEDSFGSIISTEDPNQLTVNSLDSNATINTDFGDEFYSAFIAEPSSSNSMPSSATLSQSLTELLNGPIDVSNLSLCKAFNQNHPESTAEFNDSDSGISLNTSPSMASPEHSVESSIYGDTTLGLSDSEMEEIDSAPGSVKQNGPKTQPVQSSEDIIQPLSPSQRPSAPVHDVQCEKTPKKELPVSPGHRKTPFTKDKHSSRLEAHLTRDELRAKALHIPFPVEKIINLPVDDFNEMMSKEQFNEAQLALIRDIRRRGKNKVAAQNCRKRKLENIVELEQDLDHLKDEKEKLLKEKGENDKSLHLLKKQLSTLYLEVFSMLRDEDGKPYSPSEYSLQQTRDGNVFLVPKSKKPDVKKN; translated from the exons ATGGATTTGATTGACATACTTTGGAGGCAAGATATAGATCTTGGGGTAAGTCGTGAAGTATTCGACTTTAGTCAGCGACGGAAGGAGTATGAgctggaaaaacagaaaaagcttgaaaaggaaaaacaagaacaactccaaaaggagcaagagaaagccTTTTTTGCTCAGCTGCAACTAGATGAAGAAACAGGTGAATTCCTTCCAATTCAGCCAGCCCAACACATCCAGTCAGAAACCAGTGGATCTGCCAACTACTCCCAG GTTACCCACATTCCCAAACCAGCTGCTTTATACTTCGATGACTGCATGCAGCTTTTGGCAGAGACATTCCCATTTGTAGATGGCAATGAG GCTTCTTCAGCAACATTTCAAACACTTGTTCCTGATATTTCCACCCACATTGAGAGCCCAGTCTTCATTGCTCCTAATCAGGCTCAGACACCTGAAACTCCTGTCCTTCAGCCAACCATTGCTGACCTAGACAATATGTCACAGGACATTGAGCAAGTTTGGGAGGAGCTATTATCCATTCCAGAATTACAG TGTCTTAATATTCAAAATGATAAGCTGGTTGAGACTAGCATGGTTCCAAGTCCAGAAACCAAACTGACAGAAATTGACAACAATTATCATTTCTACTCATCAGTGccttcactggaaaaagaagGTGACTGCAGTCCACATTTTCTTGATGTATTTGAGGATTCCTTTGGCAGCATCATCTCTACAGAAGACCCCAATCAACTGACAGTGAACTCATTAGATTCAAATGCCACAATAAACACAGATTTCGGtgatgaattttattctgctttcatAGCAGAGCCCAGTAGCAGCAACAGCATGCCCTCCTCCGCTACTTTAAGCCAGTCACTCACTGAACTTCTAAACGGGCCCATTGATGTTTCTAACCTATCACTTTGTAAAGCTTTCAATCAAAACCACCCGGAAAGCACAGCAGAATTCAACGATTCTGACTCTGGCATCTCACTGAACACAAGTCCCAGCATGGCATCACCAGAACATTCAGTGGAATCTTCCATCTATGGAGACACAACACTTGGCCTCAGCGATTCTGAAATGGAAGAGATAGACAGTGCCCCTGGAAGTGTCAAACAGAATGGTCCTAAAACACAGCCAGTACAGTCTTCTGAGGACATTATCCAACCTCTGTCACCATCTCAGAGGCCCAGTGCTCCAGTGCATGATGTCCAGTGTGAAAAAACACCAAAGAAAGAACTGCCTGTAAGTCCTGGTCATAGAAAAACCCCATTCACAAAAGACAAACATTCAAGCCGCTTGGAGGCTCATCTCACAAGAGATGAGCTAAGGGCAAAGGCTCTCCATATCCCTTTCCCTGTAGAAAAAATCATCAACCTCCCTGTTGATGACTTCAACGAAATGATGTCCAAGGAGCAATTCAATGAGGCTCAACTTGCATTAATTCGAGATATACGTAGGAGAGGTAAGAATAAAGTGGCTGCTCAGaattgcagaaaaagaaaactggaaaatatagtAGAACTGGAGCAAGATTTGGATCACttaaaagatgagaaagaaaaattgctcaaagaaaaaggagaaaacgACAAAAGCCTCCATCTACTCAAAAAACAACTCAGCACCTTGTATCTCGAGGTCTTCAGCATGCTACGTGATGAAGATGGAAAACCTTATTCCCCTAGTGAATACTCCCTGCAGCAAACAAGAGATGGCAATGTATTCCTTGTTCCCAAAAGTAAGAAGCCAGATGTTAAGAAAAACTAA
- the NFE2L2 gene encoding nuclear factor erythroid 2-related factor 2 isoform X2: MMDLELPPPGLQSQQDMDLIDILWRQDIDLGVSREVFDFSQRRKEYELEKQKKLEKEKQEQLQKEQEKAFFAQLQLDEETGEFLPIQPAQHIQSETSGSANYSQVTHIPKPAALYFDDCMQLLAETFPFVDGNEASSATFQTLVPDISTHIESPVFIAPNQAQTPETPVLQPTIADLDNMSQDIEQVWEELLSIPELQCLNIQNDKLVETSMVPSPETKLTEIDNNYHFYSSVPSLEKEGDCSPHFLDVFEDSFGSIISTEDPNQLTVNSLDSNATINTDFGDEFYSAFIAEPSSSNSMPSSATLSQSLTELLNGPIDVSNLSLCKAFNQNHPESTAEFNDSDSGISLNTSPSMASPEHSVESSIYGDTTLGLSDSEMEEIDSAPGSVKQNGPKTQPVQSSEDIIQPLSPSQRPSAPVHDVQCEKTPKKELPVSPGHRKTPFTKDKHSSRLEAHLTRDELRAKALHIPFPVEKIINLPVDDFNEMMSKEQFNEAQLALIRDIRRRGKNKVAAQNCRKRKLENIVELEQDLDHLKDEKEKLLKEKGENDKSLHLLKKQLSTLYLEVFSMLRDEDGKPYSPSEYSLQQTRDGNVFLVPKSKKPDVKKN, encoded by the exons GACATGGATTTGATTGACATACTTTGGAGGCAAGATATAGATCTTGGGGTAAGTCGTGAAGTATTCGACTTTAGTCAGCGACGGAAGGAGTATGAgctggaaaaacagaaaaagcttgaaaaggaaaaacaagaacaactccaaaaggagcaagagaaagccTTTTTTGCTCAGCTGCAACTAGATGAAGAAACAGGTGAATTCCTTCCAATTCAGCCAGCCCAACACATCCAGTCAGAAACCAGTGGATCTGCCAACTACTCCCAG GTTACCCACATTCCCAAACCAGCTGCTTTATACTTCGATGACTGCATGCAGCTTTTGGCAGAGACATTCCCATTTGTAGATGGCAATGAG GCTTCTTCAGCAACATTTCAAACACTTGTTCCTGATATTTCCACCCACATTGAGAGCCCAGTCTTCATTGCTCCTAATCAGGCTCAGACACCTGAAACTCCTGTCCTTCAGCCAACCATTGCTGACCTAGACAATATGTCACAGGACATTGAGCAAGTTTGGGAGGAGCTATTATCCATTCCAGAATTACAG TGTCTTAATATTCAAAATGATAAGCTGGTTGAGACTAGCATGGTTCCAAGTCCAGAAACCAAACTGACAGAAATTGACAACAATTATCATTTCTACTCATCAGTGccttcactggaaaaagaagGTGACTGCAGTCCACATTTTCTTGATGTATTTGAGGATTCCTTTGGCAGCATCATCTCTACAGAAGACCCCAATCAACTGACAGTGAACTCATTAGATTCAAATGCCACAATAAACACAGATTTCGGtgatgaattttattctgctttcatAGCAGAGCCCAGTAGCAGCAACAGCATGCCCTCCTCCGCTACTTTAAGCCAGTCACTCACTGAACTTCTAAACGGGCCCATTGATGTTTCTAACCTATCACTTTGTAAAGCTTTCAATCAAAACCACCCGGAAAGCACAGCAGAATTCAACGATTCTGACTCTGGCATCTCACTGAACACAAGTCCCAGCATGGCATCACCAGAACATTCAGTGGAATCTTCCATCTATGGAGACACAACACTTGGCCTCAGCGATTCTGAAATGGAAGAGATAGACAGTGCCCCTGGAAGTGTCAAACAGAATGGTCCTAAAACACAGCCAGTACAGTCTTCTGAGGACATTATCCAACCTCTGTCACCATCTCAGAGGCCCAGTGCTCCAGTGCATGATGTCCAGTGTGAAAAAACACCAAAGAAAGAACTGCCTGTAAGTCCTGGTCATAGAAAAACCCCATTCACAAAAGACAAACATTCAAGCCGCTTGGAGGCTCATCTCACAAGAGATGAGCTAAGGGCAAAGGCTCTCCATATCCCTTTCCCTGTAGAAAAAATCATCAACCTCCCTGTTGATGACTTCAACGAAATGATGTCCAAGGAGCAATTCAATGAGGCTCAACTTGCATTAATTCGAGATATACGTAGGAGAGGTAAGAATAAAGTGGCTGCTCAGaattgcagaaaaagaaaactggaaaatatagtAGAACTGGAGCAAGATTTGGATCACttaaaagatgagaaagaaaaattgctcaaagaaaaaggagaaaacgACAAAAGCCTCCATCTACTCAAAAAACAACTCAGCACCTTGTATCTCGAGGTCTTCAGCATGCTACGTGATGAAGATGGAAAACCTTATTCCCCTAGTGAATACTCCCTGCAGCAAACAAGAGATGGCAATGTATTCCTTGTTCCCAAAAGTAAGAAGCCAGATGTTAAGAAAAACTAA